TTCTTGCAACTAATTCAGCTGACCGTCTCACTGAAAACGTACAGGTTTATCACCCGAACATCAACTCTAACGGGAGCATCTGCCTTGATATCCTCAAGGAGCAGTGGAGCCCTGCACTGACCATATCAAAGGTCCTCCTCTCCATCAGCTCGCTTCTGACTGACCCCAACCCAGACGACCCCCTCGTCCCCGAGATCGCCCACATGTACAAGAACCAGAGGCCGCGCTACGAGGAAACCGCACGGGCCTGGACCCAGAAGTACGCGATGGGCTAGCTGATTCTGTCTCGCCGAACAATACTGTCACTGGCAAGAAGATCATCATCACGATGTTGTAAGAATTAAGTTGAACCGGTTTCCCCGTCGTGTGATGGTATTAAGACCAAAGTTCTTGTGCGTGTACAGTACTTTTGAAGCTGGATAGTCTGAATCCTGTGCCAGAACCAAAGGTCTTCGCTTTGTTCCCTGAAGAGCGTTTGTGACCATAGAATCTGCATGCGTAACCTTGCCAGCCAAGAAAACAGTAGCTGCTTGTATGATGTCGAGATGATATAGTTCAGATGGGTGGAACCGTGCAGATGAAACAGTCCAGTGGTCTTGCGTTCAAAACATGTCGTCTGCACCGCATGGTTCAGATGGAGCGTTCCTTGTTGCCTGCCGAATGATCTGGCACACCCAAATGATTCATTTTCTTTCTTCAGCTATTACATATTGTTGCGACCACTGTGTTAACCACTTCGAACACTCCAGTATGATTATTGCAGACCTCTGAGATAGGAAACAGAGAGGAAGGTAGGAGAGGAGGGGAAGACTTGAGCAGGAAGAAGATACTCGTCTGATACATGCATGCCTACAGCCATCACACGACAGGTCTGTTTGGTTCGCTACCTAACTTGTCACACTTtgtctaacttttctgcctaaggactGGTTTGGTGACAATGGGATCACGGggtgattggaggggattgagggggaaatgaactaatttccccctcaatcccctccaatctccCCGTGATacctggtcaccaaatcagcactaagggttcttcaattcgaacgactaacctt
This portion of the Zea mays cultivar B73 chromosome 2, Zm-B73-REFERENCE-NAM-5.0, whole genome shotgun sequence genome encodes:
- the LOC100285413 gene encoding Ubiquitin-conjugating enzyme E2 5A — its product is MANKRIQKELMDLQKDPPTSCSAGPAGEDLFHWQATIMGPSDSPYAGGVFFVNIHFPPDYPFKPPKVNFQTKVYHPNINSNGSICLDILKEQWSPALTISKVLLSISSLLTDPNPDDPLVPEIAHMYKNQRPRYEETARAWTQKYAMG